The genomic stretch AAACGCAGCGCCCCTGAAACGCAGCGCCCCTGAAACGCAGCACCCCTGAAACGCAGCGCCCCTGAAACACAGCACCCCTGAATCACCttacctaccactgtcaggacagcagaatccctccccatatttccacgcagactaaaaacttaccttttcagactatacctcAGTCCAAgtaaaagaaattgcacttacgatgactattgtCTTTTTATTTAGAACAGCTTttcatgcgtgttttgctagttatggatgtgatgcttttaacttgtggaagaacctatgcacttgtaaatcgctttggattaaaagagtctgccaaataactaaaatgtTAAGTGTAGATGTAAAATGCAGCGCCCGTGAAACCGAACCCTAATGCTAAGAGAACCAAATGATACGGTCCCACACTTACCTTTGTATCGCTCAAGGTCCTATTCCACTAAATTCAAGGGTCCAAAAAACTACAGTGTGTATTGTGCCATGACCCTGAGTGAGGCAATATTAAAATGTGTGGCAATAGCCCTGAAAATGAATGCAAGCCAAGGATCAACTCTTTCATCCACAACGTCGGAATGTTTTTAATCCACATCAATAGGAGCCGTCGGTTATAATCAGGTGTGAAGTTTTCTGTGACTGAATGCGAGCCCGATGTTTAAGGTTGCTGTGTAAACCAGCTCTGGCTTTTTCCACAGGTGGCTCTTTGCAGAAGCTGACTCTCACGGAGTACCTGGGCGAACAAAGAGAGAAAGTCTACACTAAGGTAccggttaaaaaataaaaaatgaacccAAAATGAACACAATGCTGTTCGATCTGCCGACCCGCTCCGcgcccacacccccccccccccccacacgccccCTGTGGCCTGAATGACATCGGCCTGTTGCTAAGTGCGGCGTGTTGCTAAGTGCGGCGCGTGTGGCCTGGTCTGTGCAGTTCGCCAACTCCATCAAGCGCAGCATCATCGAGAAGCTGCGGAGGGACATCGAGATGGAGCTGCCCGCGATCACGCTGGCTGAGAAGcacgtggaggaggaggagatgctgTTCCAGAGGCTGATCGAGGAGCGGCAGGAGAAGCTGGTCGAGGCCCTGCAGCTGTGCGTAGCCCTCCGTCCGCCCAGACGCCCGTGACATCACGGCCGCGCTGGTCATGTGACGACGTGCTGCGCCCTTGTGCCGCAGGTCGGAGAAATGCTCCAAGCTGAAGACCCAGGTGACGGAGGAGTCCGAGAGGAAAACGGCTGAAATCCGGAGGCTGAAAAGGTTGTACAGGCACAGGGCCGAGGCTTAATGTTCGCTGTCCCTAACGTCACGTGCTGTGGTACTCCTTTTCACTGAGCACATTCACCTGTAGTGTTAGCCCCACCATTTCAGAATGTGTGTTTCCCCTCCCGCAGTGACAGTGGGTGTCTCTCTCAGTGGGCTGGTCTCTCCTTTCCCAGTGACAGTGGgctggtctctcctctctcagtgaAAGTGGGCTGGTTTCTCCTCTCTCAGTGACAATGGGCTGGTCTCTCCTCTCAGTGAGGTTGGGCTGGTCTCTACACTCTTAGTGACTGTGGGCtggcctctcctctctcagtgaGATTGGACTGGTCTCTACATTCTCAGTGACAGTGGGCTGGTCTCTCTCAGTGACAGTGGGTTGGTCTCTCTCAGTGACAGTGGGCTGGTCTCTCTCAGTGACAGTGGgctggtctctcctctctcagtgaCAGTGGgctggtctctcctctctcagtgaGATTGGACTGGTCTCTACATTCTCAGTGACAGTGGgctggtctctcctctctcagtgaCAGTGGGCTGGTCTCTTTCAGTGACAGTGGGCTGggctctcctctctcagtgaCAGTGGGCTGGTCTCTACATTCTCAGTGACAGTGGgctggtctctcctctctcagtgaCAGTGGGCTGGTCTCTCTCAGTGACAGTGGGCTGGTCTCTCTCAGTGACAGTGGgctggtctctcctctctcagtgaCAGTGGGCTGGTCTCTCCTCTCGCAGTGACATAGAGAGTTTTCGGGAGAAGCTTCAGGAGTACACGCAGTATAAGGACTTCCTGACGGGCCTGGCCCCGCCCGCGTGGCAGGCGCAGCAGGCCCTGGAGAAGGCTGAGCGCCGGCGAGCCCAGCTGGAGCGCCTGAGGGGGGAGGAGGCCGAGCTGACCGCCAAAGGTCTGGAGAAACACCTGCAGCCAGGGAGGGGGCCAGACTGCACTCAGCCAGGGAGGGGGTCAGACTGCACTCAGCCAGGGAGGGGCTCCGACTGCACTCAGCCAGGGAGGGGGCCAGACTGCCCTCAGCCAGGGAGGGGGCCAGACTGCACTCAGCCAGGGAGGGGGCCAGACTGCACTCAGCCAGGGAGGGGGCCAGACTGCACTCAGCCAGGGAGGGGGCCAGACTGCACTCAGCCAGGGAGGGGGCCAGACTGCACTCAGCCAGGGAGGGGGGCCAGACTGCACTCAGCCAGGGAGGGGGCCAGACTGCACTCAGCCAGGGAGGGGGCCAGACTGCACTCAGCCAGGGAGGGGGCCAGACTGCACTCAGCCAGGGAGGGGGCCAGACTGCACTCAGCCAGGGAGGGGGTCAGACTGCACTCAGCCAGGGAGGGGGCCAGACTGCACTCAGCCAGGGAGGGGGCCAGACTGCACTCAGCCAGGGAGGGGCTCAGACTGCACTCAGCCAGGGAGGGGGCCAGACTGCACTCAGCCAGGGAGGGGGCCAGACTGCACTCAGCTCAgagtccagtcctggagggccacactgtctgctggttttcattgtttcgGCATGAAGGTTAAATAGTCTAAACACCTTGTTCCCATGGCCCTAATCGGCTGCTAATTAAAAGGAAACCATtgcggccccccaggactggagctaaacctgcagacaccgcaGCCCCCCAGGACTGCAGTCTGACACGCCTGAATCAGGGCCATGACCCTCCCGGGCTCCGGGCTCCAGGCCCTTCAATTAAAGTCTGCCGTGTTGTCTGCCTCGCGCAGAATGTAGACAGACTTACAGGCAGCTCTTTATTGAGCTCAAAACTGAACATAGATGCACGGAGGAAATGCAGTAGTTAGAGGAGCTAAAATGTTTTGCGTCGTTCGTTCAGGGAAGAAGAAAAGCAAACATACGTCAAAGACAAAGAAATGCTCGCAGAAGGCCCACAAGAAAAGGTCAGGAATTTAATCCTTAAATATCCTCTCTGTGTTCTGTTTCATTTAATGTGCCATCATTATGCTCATTGTAGCAGCACAGCACTCTATACCTGTAGCACAAGCAAAGCTCTATACCTGTAGCACAAAGCGTCCCACTTTCTCACAGTGGAACTATTTTGCTTCTTCAGTGCTAAGAAGGATCATCAACAGACCTCCCAGATCGACATCGACATGGTTTCTGACAGTGACGAGgttggtacacacacacgcacacacacacacatacccagtcttacacacacacacacatactcagtcttatacacatacacacacaaacacagtcacatattcacacacacatacccagttttacacacacacacacagacacacacatacccagtcttacacacacacacacacacacacacacacacacacacacacatacacacacacatacccagtcttacacacacacacacacacacacacacacacacacatacccagtcttacacacacacaaacacacagtcacacacacacccaaacacacacacacacacacacacacacacacgcagggctGAGTGGTTCATGGCTCACTGTCGCCCCCTATAGGAGCCAGTGATTTACTTCTCGGAGCCTCAGGATGTGATGCTGGCTCTGGACAAGCTGATGGAGGAGAACCTGTTCCATATCCAGAACTTCCAGAACTCGGAGGAGGACATGAACCGGGTCCACAAGGTTCTGCACCAGACCAGGACCAAACTGTGAGCCCTGGCCCCTACAGCTTCTTATAGATCTTTTATAGGTCTATATGTGCCAGAAATGACAGATGATGTGACACAAGCTAGTTCACACAGGAAGCTCACAGTGGGCGTggtttattttggggggggggggggggggggtgggtttggTGGTGAGTCTTGTTCTTTCCACATCAGCCTGTTCCGTTTCTCTGTAAAGTGCCTTGGCAACAGTGTCTCTGTACAGTAGCATTGACCTGAGCTGTAGGCTGGAGCTTGTCACCGGCGGTAACCCGGCTATAGCCTGTGACCATGGTAACACGGCTGTAACCCCTGCAGGACGACGGTCATGGAGACCGGCAGCGAGAACATCGAGAAGCTGAAGGTCGACATCAAGGTCGCCCAAGAGATTGCCTCCGAACTGGAGCTCAAGTCCAAGCTGTTCTCTTACGGAGAATACAACGTCAACCAGGTGTTCCACGCGCTCCACACAACCTGGCATGCCAAACGCTGCACGTGCCCATTTTGTGCTAGCTGGGACATTTTGTGAAGCCTGTTCGTTCCACAACCTCCTGATTGGTACAATAAACCTGTTTCTCAGCCAAGGTTCACCACTCTAGATGAGCACATAAAGATCTCGGGCTTCTGACCTGCGTCCATATTGTACATACTGAAGAAATATGGTAGACTCCAGTTTGGAGAGAATATATTCCTGTTTTGTGACAGTGAAAGGTTGACTGGTGACCTGTACTCATCGCTGTGTTGTTgtggtctgtctctgtctctctccctctctctccctctctctctccctccctctctctctccctctctccctctctgtctctctctctctctccctctctgtctctctctgtctctctcccgctctgtctctgtctctctctctctctctgtctctctctctctgtctctgtctctctccctctctctctctctctctctctctctctgtctctctccctctctctctctccctctctctccccctctctccctctctctctctccgtctctctccctctgtctctctccctctctctccctctctctccctctctctgtctctctccctctctctccccctctccctctctccctctctctccccctctctccctctctccctctctcaggataAGATGATTAAGCAGCTCCACGACCAGGTGAAGACGGTGTATGAGAGGTgtgtggaggaggtggagtCGAGCGCGCTCTCCATGATCGCCTGCATCGAGCAGAAAGTGGAGGAGATCATGCAGCTGATCGAGGAGCTCCCGCCCGGGATGTTCGAAGCGATCGAGCGCACGCGCGAGACCGAGAGGCGGGCCAAGTGAGCTGCCACTCAACACCCAACACTCTCTTAGCAACAACTGTTACCGTGACACCACACCTGTCTCAGTTTTAACCGCCGCGATGATAAAAACACCTGTCTTCAGTTACCGTGGTGTTTTTGGGGCAGCGGGTTACTGTGGTGTTACTGTGGTTCTCAGGTGTTTTGGGGCAGGTGGTTACCGTGGTTACCTGTGCTCTGCAGGATGCTGCTGGAGAAACAGCTGACGGAGAAGCAGCGGCAGATGGAGAGACGGAGACTCGCGGCGGAGCGAGCTGCTTCCGACATCAAACGCATGGTACACctgtcactcatacacacacacacacacacacctgtcacactcacactcacacacacacacacacacacacacacacacacacctgtcacactcacactcacacacacacctgtcactcatacacacacacacacacacacctgtcactcatacacacacacacacacacctgtcactcatgcacacacacacacacacacacctgtcacacacacacacctgtcacactcacacacacactcacacacctgtcacactcacacacctgtcactcatacacacacacacacacacacacctgtcacgctcacacacacactcacacaccacccacctgtcacacacactcacacaccacacacacacaccacatgcctGTCtacaggagacacacacactcacaccacacacctgtcacgcaccacacacctgtcacacacacctgtcacacacacacacacacacactgacacaccaccCACCtgtcacacgcactcacacacctgtcacacacacaccacacacacacactcacacaccacacacctgtctacaagagacacacaccacatgcctGTCTACaggagatacacacactcacaccacacacctgtctacaggAGACACGCACtgcacacctgtcacacacacacacatcacactcacacaccatacacctgTTTACAAgagacacacactacacacctgtctacagtctacaggagacacacactctcacaccacacaccacaccacactgtcTGCAggacatacacaccacacacctgtctacatgtctaaatggtaaatggttggcatttatatagcgccttcatccaaagcagtgtacaattaatgcttctcattcacccattcaaacacacactcacacaccgatggcgattggctgccatgcagggcaccaaccagttcATCAGGaccattttggggttaggtgtcttgctcagggacaccctGGGTGGGATCaaacaggcaaccctccgactgccaggcgactgctcattaccgcctgagccaatgtcgccatgGTTGACACACGAATTTCAACTTCCCTGCAAACTCAAATATCCTGCAAATAattggataaaaataaaaatgcgatgacgaaaaataaatacttaatcTGACAGCCATGCCACTGATAGCCATGCCACTGATAGCCATGCCACTGATAGCCATGCCACTGATAGCCATGCCACTGACAGCCATGCCACTGAGAGCCATGCCACTGATAGCCATGCCACTGACAGCCATGCCACTGATAGCCATGCCACTGACAGCCATGCCACTGACAGCCATGCCACTGATAGCCATGCCACTGACAGCCATGCCACTGACAGCCATGCCACTGACAGCCATGCCACTGATAGCCATGCCACTTTTCAGATTAATTACAAAGCACTTCCCACAAGGATGCAACTGGAGATTTTGTTTGCTTTGCGCTTGAACgaaatgtgtctttttttcccacagacAAGCCGAAGGTTGGTGTACCGTTCCCAGCCTCCAAAGATGAAGAAGAAGGACTCAAGGCGGCTGCTGGTGAAGTTGACACAGGAGCAGCTAGATGCTGAATACTACTTCACCTGACCACAGACCTGCTGCCTGTCACTCAgccacactccccccccctggCTGGATAGAGAATGATCAATTCCTCCTTATTCACTGTCGGGATTGTTCCCATGTTACAGGTGTTCTGTAGCAAGGCCATGTTTTAAATCAACCAATAAATATGTGAGAGATTTTGAAAAGTGCAATGGCCACCTATATTTGTTTCTGTGTCAACTGGTGCCCAGTTATAGGTAGTGCGTGTTGCCAGTTTCTCAGTTAAAATGGCCGAGTGTTCATTTGCTTATTTGTAGAACATGGAGGAAAGGAAACACATGTAAGCTTGCATGTAGATATTTCATTTCAGCTCGAAATGTCTTTAGATAGGACAAACATTCTAAATTTGGTGACTATCCATAATGTGTAATTTGGGCACTCCCACTCAAAAtcccttttacaattaatatcttggtgaacagaaaaaggagaaagaccctgtgcaaaagtttgggaaccctgtcagttaatactttgtaactactcctcgggcaactataacagcttgcaaacgcttcctgtagtTTCCCCCTTATGACTGTAAGCCCTTTGAGTGTCATgaaaagcgctgtataaatgcaatgatccaTCAATACTGCACTGGCAGCCTGGTGCAGTCTGAGCTCAGCCACAGTGGACAGAAGTGCTTGTTCCGGTACTGCTCCAGCGACTACGAAAGTCAGCAGTCAGCTCCAAAACATTGGAAGGGATTCAGCCAGAACCAAACTGCAGAAGTGGTGCAGATTTCTGTCTGACCACAGGGGGCGCACTGCATGCATTATGAGGTTGGGGAACCCTTCAAACCCTCTCAAAGATCAGACTGAAAATAGTGTTCAATCCGACAGCCATTTTGCGCGTTCTCTTCAGCGCAGCTGTGGGTCAGCTAGTGGGCCCTCGTCAAGAGGACAAATCCGTATCAAAAACCTCTCCACTGAGCGACTGTGGCAGCCTCTTTTGGCTGGAATCGCATGGTACAGTGTGATATATTTCTGCACGGGCGTTCTGAGGATATTAACaaaggacaaaaataaataaaagaagaaaaattaaaaaagcttGTTAGcaaaaaatgtgaaacaaaCACGTGTTGCAATTGTAactgtttccactattccctatatttagaaccacaaaaagaaCCATATTGAGACATgaagtattttaaaaacaacaagtGTTGTAAAAACAACGAAACAGTGAAGCTATAGGTatcttgtgtgtgagtgatctgAAACCaatgttcctatagtatttcatgataaattaggaatttgaaccaatgagtttcAAATTGCAAGATTGCTTCaaaggtggcacggatggtgcagtgggtagcactgctgcctcacagcaaggaggtcctgggtttgaatcccagtcggctggggcctctctgtgtggagtttgtatgttctccctgtgtctgcgtgggtttcctccgggtaatccggtttcctcccacagtccaaagacatgcagggtaggctgattggagagtctaaattgcccataggtatgagtgtgtgagtgaatggtgtgtgtgccctgcgatggactggcgacctgtccagggtgtattcctgccttcccccaatgtatgctggaataggctccagccacaCTGACTTTATCAGAagtacatcatcatcatcataataataataataataatacatgtctCCTCTGGTACTCCTCCTCCATCTTTTGGTTTTCAGATAGGCCTACAGTAAACAAGCGTCCTGAACACTTTTTAGAATGGCAAATACAGGCAGACAAGCAAGGTACTGGGCAGAAATGAACACAGACACTGGTTGGCAGTGTGTAAAGGATTGAAGATTAAGCACCccctatatttttcatttttaatactcTCCAGTATTATAGCTACTGAATCTATTCATAACTATTAATAACCTTTTATTCCATAGAAATTACCTTCCAGACCGCTAGGGGGAGCTTCCTGCTCGCGATCAATACATTCTGCGTTTCCTTCGTGgattttcaaataaatcaaCCGTTGAAACGTTAAACAACTTCATCGCCTGTCTTGCGTCTTATTATATACTACAGGTTGATTCGATTTCGAAAGGATAACAATATCTAGCATCTAATTATTATAAAGGTTTCCATTAGCTTCGTGTACTATGtcaataaatgtgttttaacaaGCGTTATCCAGTCCTCGTCGAAAGAGCTAGCATACCACATAGCTAACGTGGTCTGTGCTAATCGTAATGCACCGTTAACGTTAGTCACATGTAGGAACATATTGTGAACGATAGCAAACGTTATTCCAAATTGAGTGATGTATTTTCAGTATTCTGTTTGAATCCTATGAGGTTTACGTTTGGAATAACGTTATTGGTGCAATGAATCGGTGTAACATTTCTGTTAACAAGTAAATCGGAAACTAGTAGTCAGTGACGTGACGTAGAACATGCATTGAAGAGTTCATAAAATGGCGGTCGCAATGCAAGTTGTTTCATAGTAAAGAGTGATTGCTTTAGAATGAGTTCATATACAAGTTTTACAGAGGTCATGAATGTGTGTTGAGGTGATGTGTTGAAATGAGATCTCAACAACCAAAATATGAGTGTTGATAATCAGTAGGGTCAGTAATTAGTTTATTAAGAGTATGCCATTATAATAATAGCAGTATGCAGCAATTACAACGGTCCAAACTAGTGCATTAATCACGTTGAAGAGAAATTCAATGAAATGCTCTAttgtcaccctgtgtgtgtatgatactTAACTGTAACCTAAAAGGAGTGAGTTAAgcacattattatacattatattatactgAACTGTGTCATTACatacaatgagaaaataaaaggttattaatTTGTCTTACTGTGACTACTGATTAAAGGTGAAAAAGACATGGTTATTTTTAGTTTCACTGTCATGGAAATGTCCATGTACATTGGTTTAAATACGTTTACAGCTCATGGAAGTGAATGAAAGCATGGATTACATGTCTCATTGTTTATCGTTATGTATTTGGTTATTTACTTACCTGAAGTGGTACGAGTGTCATGTTTTGATACCACTTGTGTGTATAACTGATATATAAaggattttaaaataaatctacTGTTGAAATGCTAAACAGCTTCATCACCTGTCATGTCTCTTAACAAGTGCATCATTGCAATGCCTGAGCACAGATGTTACAGGAACGTCTGATACTTTGGCATTCATAAATTCTCTGGTAACATCCTCAGTGATGGTTATGTCCCTTAGATTGGgtcagcatctgtggggaaagtcacacaccctcagtgcagcagcatctgtggggaaagtcacacaccctcagtgcagcagcatctgtggggaaagtcacacaccctcagtgcagcagcatctgtggggaaagtcacacaccctcagtgcagcagcatctgtggggaaagtcacacaccctcagtgcagcagcatctgtggggaaagtcacacaccctcagtgcagcagcttctgtggggaaagtcacacaccctcagtgcagctgTCCCAGATTGAGGTCCTCTGGCTCTGGCCACTGGCCCTTCCATCAGGCACTGGTTCCTGGATGTACAGATA from Conger conger chromosome 2, fConCon1.1, whole genome shotgun sequence encodes the following:
- the LOC133122736 gene encoding cilia- and flagella-associated protein 100-like: MVSDSDEEPVIYFSEPQDVMLALDKLMEENLFHIQNFQNSEEDMNRVHKVLHQTRTKLTTVMETGSENIEKLKVDIKVAQEIASELELKSKLFSYGEYNVNQDKMIKQLHDQVKTVYERCVEEVESSALSMIACIEQKVEEIMQLIEELPPGMFEAIERTRETERRAKMLLEKQLTEKQRQMERRRLAAERAASDIKRMTSRRLVYRSQPPKMKKKDSRRLLVKLTQEQLDAEYYFT